One window of Paenibacillus sp. FSL K6-3182 genomic DNA carries:
- the opp1B gene encoding nickel/cobalt ABC transporter permease, whose protein sequence is MARYIYRRLLLAIPLLLIISFITFVFINLSPQDPAQLVLQAQGIPNITNDLIAQTKEELGLNQPFIIRYLHWVVACMQLDFGDSYVTGKPIWSLVGPALLNTLKLTLVSSIVVIVLSILLGVLSAINEGKMIDKSVRGISFLLTSMPSYWLAAILIWYISVKLDLLPTSGMDSYKSYILPVTVIAISYAGIYFRNVRSSMISNLNEDYVLYGRASGLSEKKITMHILRNSLQVAISIFGMAIPIILGGTVVVENVFAWPGLGSLSIRSILSRDFPVIQAYVLIVAVAFVLFNTVSDIVNAALNPKMRKEI, encoded by the coding sequence ATGGCAAGGTACATCTATAGAAGGCTATTATTAGCAATCCCTCTTCTATTAATTATTTCGTTTATAACGTTTGTATTCATTAATCTCTCTCCCCAAGATCCGGCCCAATTGGTATTGCAAGCGCAAGGCATACCCAATATAACAAATGATTTAATTGCTCAGACGAAAGAAGAACTTGGCTTGAACCAGCCATTTATCATTCGTTATTTACATTGGGTCGTTGCCTGCATGCAACTAGACTTTGGAGATTCATATGTCACAGGAAAACCGATTTGGTCATTGGTAGGTCCAGCTTTACTGAATACGTTAAAGCTAACGCTAGTTTCATCTATCGTTGTTATTGTTTTGTCCATCCTATTGGGGGTGCTTAGTGCAATAAATGAAGGGAAAATGATAGACAAATCAGTAAGGGGCATCTCATTTTTATTAACATCCATGCCGTCATACTGGCTTGCAGCTATTTTAATTTGGTATATATCCGTTAAATTGGATTTGCTGCCTACGAGCGGAATGGATTCGTATAAAAGCTATATTTTGCCGGTAACTGTGATTGCGATAAGTTATGCAGGGATTTATTTTCGAAACGTCAGAAGCTCGATGATAAGCAATCTAAATGAAGACTATGTTCTATATGGCAGGGCATCTGGCTTGTCTGAGAAAAAAATTACGATGCATATATTAAGAAATTCCTTGCAGGTTGCCATTTCGATATTCGGTATGGCTATCCCGATTATATTAGGAGGCACCGTCGTTGTTGAAAATGTTTTTGCGTGGCCAGGGTTAGGGAGTTTAAGTATAAGATCGATTCTAAGCAGAGATTTCCCTGTGATTCAAGCCTATGTTCTGATAGTGGCAGTCGCATTTGTATTATTTAATACCGTTTCGGACATCGTAAATGCCGCTTTGAATCCTAAAATGAGGAAGGAGATCTAG